One window of the Delphinus delphis chromosome 20, mDelDel1.2, whole genome shotgun sequence genome contains the following:
- the IST1 gene encoding IST1 homolog isoform X2, with protein sequence MLGSGFKAERLRVNLRLVINRLKLLEKKKTELAQKARKEIADYLAAGKDERARIRVEHIIREDYLVEAMEILELYCDLLLARFGLIQSMKELDSGLAESVSTLIWAAPRLQSEVAELKIVADQLCAKYSKEYGKLCRTNQIGTVNDRLMHKLSVEAPPKILVERYLIEIAKNYNVPYEPDSVVMAEAPPGVDTDLIDVGFTDDVKKGGPGRGGGGGFTAPAGGLDGTVPMPMPMPMPSPNTPFSYPLPKGPSDFNGLPMGTYQTFPNIHPPQIPATPPSYESVDDINADKNVSSAQIIGPGPKPEASAKPPSRPVDTYDNFVLPELPSVPDTLPTASANTSASEDIDFDDLSRRFEELKKKT encoded by the exons CGGAACTGgcccagaaagcaaggaaggagaTTGCTGACTATCTGGCTGCTGGGAAAGATGAACGAGCTCGAATCCGAGTGGAGCACATTATTCGGGAAGACTACCTTGTGGAGGCCATGGAGATCCTGGAGCTGTACTGTGACCTGCTGCTGGCTCGGTTTGGCCTCATCCAGTCTATGAA GGAGTTAGATTCTGGTCTGGCTGAATCTGTGTCTACACTGATTTGGGCTGCTCCTCGACTCCAGTCAGAAGTGGCTGAGTTGAAAATT GTTGCTGATCAACTCTGTGCCAAGTATAGCAAGGAATATGGCAAGTTATGTAGGACCAACCAGATTGGAACTGTGAATGACCGG CTAATGCACAAACTGAGTGTGGAGGCCCCACCCAAAATCCTGGTGGAGAGATACCTGATTGAAATTGCCAAGAACTACAATGTGCCCTATGAGCCTGACTCTGTGGTCATG gcAGAAGCTCCTCCTGGAGTAGATACAGATCTTATTGATGTTGGATTCACAGATGATGTGAAGAAAGGGGGCCCTGGAAGAGGAGGTGGGGGTGGATTCACAGCACCAGCTGGTGGACTTGATGGAACAGTGCCAATGCCCATGCCCATGCCTATGCCATCTCCAAACACTCCTTTCTCATACCCTCTTCCAAAGGGACCA TCGGATTTCAATGGATTGCCAATGGGAACTTATCAGACCTTTCCCAATATTCATCCACCTCAGATACCAGCAACTCCCCCATCATATGAATCT GTTGATGACATTAATGCTGATAAGAATGTCTCTTCTGCACAGATCATTG GTCCTGGACCCAAGCCAGAAGCTTCTGCAAAGCCCCCTTCCAGACCCGTGGATACCTATGACAACTTTGTACTGCCAGAATTGCCATCTGTGCCAGACACACTACCAACTGCATCTGCCAACACCTCAGCCTCTGAAGACATTGACTTTGATGATCTTTCCCGGAGATTTGAagagctgaaaaagaaaacatag
- the IST1 gene encoding IST1 homolog isoform X1: MLGSGFKAERLRVNLRLVINRLKLLEKKKTELAQKARKEIADYLAAGKDERARIRVEHIIREDYLVEAMEILELYCDLLLARFGLIQSMKELDSGLAESVSTLIWAAPRLQSEVAELKIVADQLCAKYSKEYGKLCRTNQIGTVNDRLMHKLSVEAPPKILVERYLIEIAKNYNVPYEPDSVVMAEAPPGVDTDLIDVGFTDDVKKGGPGRGGGGGFTAPAGGLDGTVPMPMPMPMPSPNTPFSYPLPKGPKLQIGAMSLMLPFSSCSRISMDCQWELIRPFPIFIHLRYQQLPHHMNLLMTLMLIRMSLLHRSLVLDPSQKLLQSPLPDPWIPMTTLYCQNCHLCQTHYQLHLPTPQPLKTLTLMIFPGDLKS, translated from the exons CGGAACTGgcccagaaagcaaggaaggagaTTGCTGACTATCTGGCTGCTGGGAAAGATGAACGAGCTCGAATCCGAGTGGAGCACATTATTCGGGAAGACTACCTTGTGGAGGCCATGGAGATCCTGGAGCTGTACTGTGACCTGCTGCTGGCTCGGTTTGGCCTCATCCAGTCTATGAA GGAGTTAGATTCTGGTCTGGCTGAATCTGTGTCTACACTGATTTGGGCTGCTCCTCGACTCCAGTCAGAAGTGGCTGAGTTGAAAATT GTTGCTGATCAACTCTGTGCCAAGTATAGCAAGGAATATGGCAAGTTATGTAGGACCAACCAGATTGGAACTGTGAATGACCGG CTAATGCACAAACTGAGTGTGGAGGCCCCACCCAAAATCCTGGTGGAGAGATACCTGATTGAAATTGCCAAGAACTACAATGTGCCCTATGAGCCTGACTCTGTGGTCATG gcAGAAGCTCCTCCTGGAGTAGATACAGATCTTATTGATGTTGGATTCACAGATGATGTGAAGAAAGGGGGCCCTGGAAGAGGAGGTGGGGGTGGATTCACAGCACCAGCTGGTGGACTTGATGGAACAGTGCCAATGCCCATGCCCATGCCTATGCCATCTCCAAACACTCCTTTCTCATACCCTCTTCCAAAGGGACCA AAATTGCAGATCGGGGCAATGTCTCTGATGTTGCCTTTCTCCTCTTGCAGTCGGATTTCAATGGATTGCCAATGGGAACTTATCAGACCTTTCCCAATATTCATCCACCTCAGATACCAGCAACTCCCCCATCATATGAATCT GTTGATGACATTAATGCTGATAAGAATGTCTCTTCTGCACAGATCATTG GTCCTGGACCCAAGCCAGAAGCTTCTGCAAAGCCCCCTTCCAGACCCGTGGATACCTATGACAACTTTGTACTGCCAGAATTGCCATCTGTGCCAGACACACTACCAACTGCATCTGCCAACACCTCAGCCTCTGAAGACATTGACTTTGATGATCTTTCCCGGAGATTTGAagagctga